A genome region from Danio aesculapii chromosome 2, fDanAes4.1, whole genome shotgun sequence includes the following:
- the cenpl gene encoding centromere protein L, with the protein MEGRGSAVSTPANRPVTRKSKSYGRSCVEAPSYFWQTPGHLTVLKVPTSRGAAKSQIITNKVDPEHIALLVKNEWKLSYVTPLHHFRHTQLKSYAKHLSAFIVAEKQQGVAVEVGLDAGFKVTFTAVLGLAETDEDAETVFIQIQSKPVFAAAADAPKVVWRGWLTCVNGDLEYLRSLPPDFVSLPLFCTSGPESLTNLVKSWFERAFDCNFGPLALNSSTLNWLAALWTGCHPSCNIRYLKLSWSLPTEPPLDVMYTVNPQDAWELWNSIHPEENTDERIDIKDVQAFMSGMETHFFRHFKIHLSAGTLLKVSTALGSAHHDGKIKIGNSDYITTLLALLTECALLKMPT; encoded by the exons ATGGAGGGGAGAGGCAG TGCTGTCAGTACTCCTGCCAACAGACCTGTTACTCGTAAAAGCAAAAGTTATGGTCGGAGCTGTGTGGAAGCACCATCATATTTCTGGCAAACTCCTGGACATTTAACAGTCCTGAAGGTCCCAACAAGTAGAGGAGCTGCCAAATCACAAATCATCACT AATAAGGTTGACCCAGAGCATATCGCTCTTTTGGTGAAAAATGAGTGGAAGCTGTCATACGTGACCCCTCTGCATCACTTCAGACATACACAGCTGAAATCATATGCCAAACATCTGTCAGCCTTCATCGTAGCAGAGAAACAACAAGGAGTTGCGGTTGAAGTCGGGTTAGATGCAGGATTCAAGGTCACATTTACAGCAGTTCTTGGACTGGCTGAAACCGATGAAGATGCAGAAACTGTTTTCATTCAG ATTCAGTCCAAACCAGTGTTTGCTGCAGCAGCGGATGCACCTAAAGTAGTGTGGCGTGGTTGGCTCACCTGTGTCAACGGTGACCTAGAATACCTGCGCTCGTTACCTCCTGATTTCGTCAGCTTGCCTCTGTTCTGCACAAGCGGACCGGAGTCTCTAACAAACCTGGTAAAGTCCTGGTTCGAGAGGGCTTTTGATTGCAACTTTGGCCCTTTGGCTTTAAACTCCAGCACTCTGAACTGGCTAGCTGCGTTGTGGACCGGCTGCCATCCATCCTGCAACATCCGCTATCTCAAACTGTCCTGGAGTCTCCCGACAGAGCCGCCTCTGGACGTCATGTACACTGTGAACCCACAGGACGCCTGGGAGCTCTGGAACAGCATTCACCCTGAGGAGAACACTGATGAGCGCATCGATATTAAAGACGTCCAGGCTTTCATGAGCGGCATGGAGACTCACTTTTTCAGACACTTTAAGATCCACCTGTCGGCTGGTACACTTCTCAAAGTATCTACTGCTCTGGGATCAGCACATCATGATGGAAAAATCAAG atTGGAAACAGCGACTACATCACCACCTTACTTGCTCTGCTGACAGAATGTGCCCTTCTGAAAATGCCAACCTAA